One part of the Dunckerocampus dactyliophorus isolate RoL2022-P2 chromosome 11, RoL_Ddac_1.1, whole genome shotgun sequence genome encodes these proteins:
- the tmem35 gene encoding novel acetylcholine receptor chaperone — MPSPRTVTIVALSFALGLFFVFMGTIKLTPRLSKDAYSEMKRAYKSYAKALPGLKKIGISSVLLRKIIGSLEVGCGVVLTLVPGRPKDVANFLLLLVMLAVLFFHQLVGDPLKRYAHALVFGILLTCRLLIARQSDDRPEREESREEQQPQHQQHINDQEKNKVKQS, encoded by the exons ATGCCCTCGCCAAGGACAGTAACCATCGTGGCGCTGTCCTTCGCCCTCGGATTGTTCTTCGTCTTCATGGGCACCATCAAGCTGACGCCGAGGCTCAGCAAAGACGCGTACAGCGAAATG AAAAGGGCATACAAAAGCTATGCCAAAGCATTACCAGGCCTGAAAAAGATCGGCATCAGCTCTGTGTTGCTCCGTAAGATCATCGGCTCCCTGGAGGTGGGCTGTGGTGTTGTGCTCACCCTGGTGCCCGGCAGGCCGAAGGACGTAGCCAactttctgctgctgctggttaTGCTAGCCGTGCTTTTCTTCCACCAGCTTGTAGGCGACCCCCTAAAGCGTTACGCCCACGCTCTCGTCTTCGGCATCCTGCTCACCTGCCGGCTGCTCATCGCTCGTCAAAGTGACGATCGGCCTGAAAGGGAGGAGAGCAGGGAGGAGCAGCAGCCGCAGCATCAGCAGCACATAAACGACCAGGAGAAGAACAAGGTCAAGCAGTCTTAG